In the Gossypium raimondii isolate GPD5lz chromosome 9, ASM2569854v1, whole genome shotgun sequence genome, one interval contains:
- the LOC105800346 gene encoding inosine triphosphate pyrophosphatase, which produces MAAAAASRAVLVSRPVTFVTGNAKKLEEVKSILGQSIPFQSLKIDLPELQGEPEEISKEKARLAAVQVNGPVLVEDTCLCFNALKGLPGPYIKWFLQKIGHEGLNNLLMAYEDKSAYALCAFSFALGPDVEPVTFLGKTPGKIVPARGPNDFGWDPIFQPDGYDQTYAEMPKEEKNKISHRSRALDMVKSHFAEAGYNFSTSN; this is translated from the exons ATGGCGGCGGCGGCGGCGTCGAGGGCAGTGTTGGTCTCACGGCCGGTAACGTTCGTAACTGGAAATGCCAAGAAGCTGGAAGAAGTGAAATCCATCTTGGGTCAATCCATCCCCTTCCAATCCCTCAAGATTGACC TGCCTGAACTGCAAGGAGAACCGGAAGAAATATCCAAAGAAAAGGCTCGTTTGGCTGCTGTCCAG GTGAATGGACCAGTCTTGGTTGAAGATACATGTCTTTGTTTCAATGCACTAAAGGGTCTTCCAG GGCCATACAT CAAGTGGTTTTTGCAGAAGATTGGCCATGAAG GTTTGAATAACTTGTTGATGGCATACGAGGATAAGTCAGCTTATGCTTTATGTGCGTTTTCTTTTGCCCTTGGCCCTGATGTTGAACCTGTTACCTTTCTGGGGAAAACCCCG GGTAAAATAGTTCCGGCCAGGGGACCCAATGACTTTGGATGGGATCCTATCTTTCAGCCTGACGGCTATGACCAAAC TTATGCGGAGATGCCGAAGGAAGAGAAGAACAAGATTTCTCACCGGTCAAGGGCTCTTGATATGGTGAAATCCCACTTTGCCGAAGCAGGATACAATTTCAGCACCTCCAACTAA